One genomic region from Drosophila gunungcola strain Sukarami chromosome 2L unlocalized genomic scaffold, Dgunungcola_SK_2 000052F, whole genome shotgun sequence encodes:
- the LOC128253564 gene encoding inositol polyphosphate multikinase, translating to MAKNELKELSPPRKQPAMPEGFRQLKTQVAGHTFEESNAEAVGLLQDPTAGCVLKPMGKPECGERELRFYESLAAAGASGDNDLALLRGHVPRFYGPLKLVVNRRERTFLRLEDLTRGMSQPCVMDVKMGKRTWDPESSPNKRKLEEAKYVMCKQKLGLCLPGFQVYLPKDAEEEEEEKKEHPTILRHGKDYGKSLNVEGFKQTMALFFNASTSDSKTRRVGTELLLKEVLRQLQAILSWFQRQRLLHFYASSLLICYDYSRLANSNTQKSLLNGHHRLEKDDDPANWVRVRMIDFAHVYPADRALPDENYLFGLRSLIEVVQSILHR from the coding sequence ATGGCCAAGAATGAGCTGAAGGAGCTGTCACCGCCCAGGAAGCAGCCGGCAATGCCCGAGGGATTCCGCCAGCTGAAGACACAGGTGGCCGGCCACACATTTGAGGAGTCCAACGCGGAGGCAGTGGGTCTGCTGCAGGATCCCACCGCCGGATGCGTGCTGAAGCCCATGGGCAAACCGGAGTGCGGCGAGCGGGAGCTGCGCTTCTATGAGTCACTCGCAGCGGCAGGTGCTTCAGGTGATAATGACCTTGCCCTGCTCCGCGGTCACGTCCCCCGATTTTACGGCCCCCTGAAACTGGTTGTGAATCGGCGCGAACGCACGTTCCTCCGCCTGGAAGACCTTACGCGTGGGATGAGCCAGCCATGCGTCATGGATGTGAAGATGGGTAAACGAACCTGGGACCCGGAATCCTCGCCGAACAAGCGAAAACTGGAGGAGGCCAAGTACGTGATGTGCAAGCAAAAGCTGGGCCTTTGTTTGCCAGGATTCCAGGTGTACCTACCCAAGGatgcggaggaggaggaggaggagaagaagGAGCATCCAACAATCCTGCGACATGGCAAGGACTATGGCAAGAGCTTGAATGTGGAGGGCTTCAAGCAGACCATGGCCTTGTTTTTCAATGCCAGCACAAGTGATTCCAAGACCAGAAGAGTCGGAACGGAGCTGCTCCTGAAGGAAGTGCTCCGCCAGCTGCAGGCAATCCTCTCCTGGTTCCAAAGGCAGCGCCTACTGCATTTCTATGCCAGTTCTTTGCTCATCTGCTACGATTACTCGAGACTGGCGAATTCCAATACCCAAAAGTCCCTGCTCAATGGCCACCATCGTCTCGAAAAAGATGATGACCCTGCCAATTGGGTGCGGGTCAGAATGATCGACTTTGCTCATGTCTATCCAGCGGATCGGGCCCTGCCAGATGAGAACTATCTGTTCGGCCTGAGGAGCCTGATAGAAGTTGTCCAGTCAATACTCCACCGATGA